A window from Mytilus galloprovincialis chromosome 8, xbMytGall1.hap1.1, whole genome shotgun sequence encodes these proteins:
- the LOC143042407 gene encoding uncharacterized protein LOC143042407, translated as MTASIDCTVRLWNYEGNYIGTFGQPEQWDLYNMSTFCHPMVPYDVLIDPMSLPSHPVLKEGSKTDDLLEEIKKKEDETAKIQPAYTSYAKPQINIDDETIARDIKDLNGILKDTGLDEEQAKNYHGKWLRHEKTKIKKIDKGGPSDYQTLKWSQIVDPPNPDFPKVKFDKDDPFGSGMDPEMMTNSLKSFTNKQQAVS; from the exons ATGACAGCTTCAATAGACTGTACAGTCAGATTGTGGAACTATGAAGGCAATTATATAG GTACATTTGGTCAGCCAGAACAATGGGACCTATATAACATGTCTACTTTCTGTCATCCCATGGTGCCATACGATGTACTGATAGACCCCATGAGTTTACCATCTCACCCAGTACTGAAAGAAGGAAGTAAGACAGACGATCTACTGGAGGAAATTAAAAAGAAGGAAGATGAAACT gcAAAGATCCAGCCAGCATATACATCTTATGCCAAACCACAGATCAATATAGATGATGAAACAATTGCTAGAGATATCAAAGATCTAAATGGCATCCTCAAAGATACAGGACTTGATGAAGAACAAGCCAAGAATTATCACGGGAAATG GTTACGACACGAGAAAACAAAGATCAAGAAAATAGACAAAGGAGGACCCTCAGATTATCAGACATTAAAATGGTCCCAAATTGTTGACCCTCCTAATCCAGATTTTCCCAAAGTGAAATTTGACAAAGACGATCCTTTTGGGTCAGGCATGGACCCTGAAATGATGACCAATAGCCTTAAATCTTTCACAAATAAACAACAGGCTGTGTCATAA